A DNA window from Phragmites australis chromosome 11, lpPhrAust1.1, whole genome shotgun sequence contains the following coding sequences:
- the LOC133884621 gene encoding calmodulin calcium-dependent NAD kinase-like isoform X2: MRYDGTGPASELVAPRLVVSDASRVQELERFSHYVARQIGFDDVKECPHLCTLAYDYLRKNKGYEENIFSFFENSVDPEPLIVKFIEEIDKCILGYFSFHWKYATYIITQVLTVEGAPKRRFKNMVLEATREQRFERVTKNLKVTRFFSTLVEELKAIGPSSRDETPRNDVMVPVAHCDRSPVILLMGGGMGAGKSTVLKDILKEAFWSGAAANAVVVEADAFKETDVIYRAISSRGHHNDMLRTAELVHQSSLDAASSLLVTALNEGRDVIMDGTLSWEPFVQQTIAMARAVHRQRYRMGHGYKVTDDGTITEEYWEPVEGSSTEEEDEARARKPYRIEIVGVVCDAYLAVVRGIRRAVITGRAVRVKSQLQSHKRFATAFNS; this comes from the exons ATGAGGTACGACGGGACGGGACCCGCCTCGGAGCTGGTGGCGCCGCGGCTGGTGGTGTCCGACGCCAGCCGCGTCCAGGAGCTCGAGAGGTTCTCGCATTACGTCG CTAGGCAAATTGGCTTTGATGATGTGAAGGAATGCCCCCACCTGTGCACTCTAGCTTACGATTATCTGAGGAAGAACAAGGGCTATGAAGAGAACATATTTTCATTCTTCGAAAACAGCGTTGATCCTGAGCCCCTGATTGTTAAGTTCATAGAAGAGATTGACAAATGCATACTTGGCTACTTCTCCTTCCATTGGAAATATGCAACTTACATAATTACTCAG GTTCTCACTGTAGAAGGTGCGCCTAAAAGAAGGTTCAAGAACATGGTGTTAGAGGCCACCAG GGAACAGAGATTCGAGAGGGTGACAAAAAACCTGAAGGTGACTAGGTTTTTCTCGACACTGGTGGAGGAGCTGAAGGCCATAGGACCATCTTCCCGTGATGAGACACCACGGAACGATGTGATGGTCCCGGTAGCGCATTGCGATCGCAGCCCGGTTATACTCCTGATGGGTGGTGGGATGGGAGCCGGCAAGAGCACTGTACTTAAAGATATACTCAAGGA AGCATTTTGGTCTGGAGCAGCAGCAAATGCAGTGGTGGTGGAGGCAGATGCATTTAAGGAAACCGATGTTATCTACCGCGCCATTAGCTCGAGAGGCCACCACAATGACATGTTGCGGACTGCAGAGCtg GTGCACCAGTCATCATTGGACGCAGCCTCGTCGCTCCTCGTGACCGCTCTCAACGAAGGCCGAGACGTGATCATGGACGGCACGCTGTCGTGGGAGCCATTTGTGCAGCAAACGATAGCCATGGCCAGGGCCGTGCACCGGCAGCGGTACCGCATGGGACATGGCTACAAGGTCACCGACGATGGGACAATAACCGAGGAGTACTGGGAGCCGGTTGAGGGCTCTAGTaccgaagaggaggatgaggcgagaGCAAGGAAGCCTTACCGGATTGAGATCGTTGGTGTGGTCTGTGATGCATATCTAGCAGTTGTCAGGGGAATCAG GAGAGCTGTAATCACCGGGAGAGCAGTGAGGGTGAAATCGCAGCTGCAGTCTCACAAGCGATTTGCAACCGCTTTCAACAG TTGA
- the LOC133884621 gene encoding calmodulin calcium-dependent NAD kinase-like isoform X1, producing MRYDGTGPASELVAPRLVVSDASRVQELERFSHYVARQIGFDDVKECPHLCTLAYDYLRKNKGYEENIFSFFENSVDPEPLIVKFIEEIDKCILGYFSFHWKYATYIITQVLTVEGAPKRRFKNMVLEATREQRFERVTKNLKVTRFFSTLVEELKAIGPSSRDETPRNDVMVPVAHCDRSPVILLMGGGMGAGKSTVLKDILKEAFWSGAAANAVVVEADAFKETDVIYRAISSRGHHNDMLRTAELVHQSSLDAASSLLVTALNEGRDVIMDGTLSWEPFVQQTIAMARAVHRQRYRMGHGYKVTDDGTITEEYWEPVEGSSTEEEDEARARKPYRIEIVGVVCDAYLAVVRGIRRAVITGRAVRVKSQLQSHKRFATAFNRYCSLVDNARLYSTNTMGAAKLIGWKDGESSLLVDPEEIGCLERVRSLNEGANCVHELYADGHPTGGSSSVWQDLVMSPSRASAQRELKAAIQKSEARFRSA from the exons ATGAGGTACGACGGGACGGGACCCGCCTCGGAGCTGGTGGCGCCGCGGCTGGTGGTGTCCGACGCCAGCCGCGTCCAGGAGCTCGAGAGGTTCTCGCATTACGTCG CTAGGCAAATTGGCTTTGATGATGTGAAGGAATGCCCCCACCTGTGCACTCTAGCTTACGATTATCTGAGGAAGAACAAGGGCTATGAAGAGAACATATTTTCATTCTTCGAAAACAGCGTTGATCCTGAGCCCCTGATTGTTAAGTTCATAGAAGAGATTGACAAATGCATACTTGGCTACTTCTCCTTCCATTGGAAATATGCAACTTACATAATTACTCAG GTTCTCACTGTAGAAGGTGCGCCTAAAAGAAGGTTCAAGAACATGGTGTTAGAGGCCACCAG GGAACAGAGATTCGAGAGGGTGACAAAAAACCTGAAGGTGACTAGGTTTTTCTCGACACTGGTGGAGGAGCTGAAGGCCATAGGACCATCTTCCCGTGATGAGACACCACGGAACGATGTGATGGTCCCGGTAGCGCATTGCGATCGCAGCCCGGTTATACTCCTGATGGGTGGTGGGATGGGAGCCGGCAAGAGCACTGTACTTAAAGATATACTCAAGGA AGCATTTTGGTCTGGAGCAGCAGCAAATGCAGTGGTGGTGGAGGCAGATGCATTTAAGGAAACCGATGTTATCTACCGCGCCATTAGCTCGAGAGGCCACCACAATGACATGTTGCGGACTGCAGAGCtg GTGCACCAGTCATCATTGGACGCAGCCTCGTCGCTCCTCGTGACCGCTCTCAACGAAGGCCGAGACGTGATCATGGACGGCACGCTGTCGTGGGAGCCATTTGTGCAGCAAACGATAGCCATGGCCAGGGCCGTGCACCGGCAGCGGTACCGCATGGGACATGGCTACAAGGTCACCGACGATGGGACAATAACCGAGGAGTACTGGGAGCCGGTTGAGGGCTCTAGTaccgaagaggaggatgaggcgagaGCAAGGAAGCCTTACCGGATTGAGATCGTTGGTGTGGTCTGTGATGCATATCTAGCAGTTGTCAGGGGAATCAG GAGAGCTGTAATCACCGGGAGAGCAGTGAGGGTGAAATCGCAGCTGCAGTCTCACAAGCGATTTGCAACCGCTTTCAACAGGTACTGCAGCCTTGTCGACAATGCGAGGCTCTACAGCACTAACACAATGGGTGCTGCTAAG TTGATAGGATGGAAAGATGGCGAGAGCAGCCTATTGGTGGACCCCGAAGAGATCGGCTGCTTGGAGAGAGTGCGCAGCCTGAACGAGGGGGCCAACTGCGTCCACGAGCTCTACGCCGACGGCCACCCAACCGGCGGCTCGTCGTCGGTGTGGCAGGACCTGGTCATGTCGCCGTCGAGGGCGTCGGCGCAGCGCGAGCTCAAGGCCGCCATCCAGAAGAGCGAGGCGCGCTTCCGATCGGCGTAG